A part of Escherichia marmotae genomic DNA contains:
- the hemG gene encoding menaquinone-dependent protoporphyrinogen IX dehydrogenase, whose translation MKTLILFSTRDGQTREIASYLASELKELGSQADVVNLHRTEEPEWENYDCVVIGASIRYGHYHSAFQEFVKTHATRLNSMPSAFYSVNLVARKPEKRTVQTNSYARKFLMNSQWRPDRCAVIAGALRYPRYRWYDRFMIKLIMKMSGGETDTRKEVVYTDWEQVANFAREIAHLTNKPMMK comes from the coding sequence GTGAAAACATTAATTCTTTTCTCAACAAGGGATGGACAAACGCGCGAGATTGCCTCGTATCTGGCTTCGGAATTGAAAGAACTGGGGAGCCAGGCGGATGTTGTCAACTTGCATCGCACCGAAGAACCAGAATGGGAAAACTACGACTGCGTGGTAATTGGTGCATCTATTCGCTACGGTCATTACCATTCTGCGTTCCAGGAGTTTGTCAAAACGCATGCCACACGCTTGAACTCCATGCCGAGCGCCTTTTACTCGGTGAACCTGGTGGCGCGCAAACCGGAGAAGCGTACTGTGCAGACCAACAGCTACGCGCGGAAGTTTTTGATGAATTCACAATGGCGTCCCGATCGCTGCGCGGTTATCGCTGGGGCGCTGCGTTATCCACGCTACCGTTGGTACGACCGCTTTATGATCAAGCTGATTATGAAGATGTCTGGCGGAGAAACGGATACGCGCAAAGAAGTTGTCTATACCGATTGGGAACAGGTAGCGAATTTTGCCCGAGAAATCGCCCATTTAACCAACAAACCGATGATGAAATAA
- the trkH gene encoding Trk system potassium transporter TrkH: MHFRAITRIVGLLVILFSGTMIIPGLVALIYRDGAGRAFTQTFFVALAIGSMLWWPNRKEKGELKSREGFLIVVLFWTVLGSVGALPFIFSESPNLTITDAFFESFSGLTTTGATTLVGLDSLPHAILFYRQMLQWFGGMGIIVLAVAILPILGVGGMQLYRAEMPGPLKDNKMRPRIAETAKTLWLIYVLLTVACALALWFAGMDAFDAIGHSFATIAIGGFSTHDASVGYFDSPTINTIIAIFLLISGCNYGLHFSLLSGRSLKVYWRDPEFRMFIGVQFTLVVICTLVLWFHNVYSSALMTINQAFFQVVSMATTAGFTTDSIARWPLFLPVLLLCSAFIGGCAGSTGGGLKVIRILLLFKQGNRELKRLVHPNAVYSIKLGNRALPERILEAVWGFFSAYALVFIVSMLAIIATGVDDFSAFASVVATLNNLGPGLGVVADNFTSMNPVAKWILIANMLFGRLEVFTLLVLFTPTFWRE, translated from the coding sequence ATGCATTTTCGCGCCATAACCCGAATCGTTGGACTACTGGTCATCTTATTTTCAGGGACCATGATTATCCCTGGGCTGGTAGCGCTCATCTACCGGGATGGGGCGGGCCGCGCATTTACCCAGACCTTTTTTGTCGCCCTCGCGATTGGCTCCATGCTGTGGTGGCCGAACCGTAAAGAGAAGGGCGAGCTGAAATCCCGCGAAGGGTTTCTGATTGTGGTGCTGTTCTGGACCGTGCTGGGTAGTGTCGGTGCGCTCCCTTTTATCTTCTCGGAAAGCCCGAACCTCACCATTACAGATGCGTTTTTTGAATCCTTCTCCGGTCTGACCACCACAGGCGCAACGACGCTGGTGGGGTTGGACTCACTCCCTCATGCCATCCTCTTTTATCGCCAGATGCTGCAATGGTTTGGCGGGATGGGGATCATCGTGTTAGCAGTCGCGATACTGCCTATTCTCGGTGTAGGTGGAATGCAGCTCTATCGCGCGGAAATGCCCGGCCCGCTGAAAGATAACAAAATGCGCCCGCGTATTGCGGAAACGGCAAAAACTTTGTGGTTGATTTATGTTCTGTTGACCGTCGCCTGTGCGCTGGCGCTGTGGTTTGCTGGAATGGATGCCTTTGATGCCATCGGTCATAGCTTTGCGACAATCGCTATTGGTGGTTTCTCGACACATGATGCTAGTGTTGGCTATTTCGATAGCCCGACCATTAACACTATTATTGCTATTTTCTTGCTGATCTCCGGCTGTAACTACGGTCTGCACTTCTCGCTGTTAAGTGGGCGTAGTCTGAAGGTTTACTGGCGCGATCCGGAATTTCGCATGTTTATCGGCGTACAGTTTACGCTGGTGGTTATTTGTACACTCGTACTGTGGTTTCATAATGTCTACAGTTCGGCGCTGATGACGATTAACCAGGCATTTTTCCAGGTGGTGTCGATGGCGACGACCGCCGGGTTTACGACCGACAGCATTGCCCGCTGGCCGCTCTTTTTGCCGGTACTGCTGTTGTGCTCTGCATTTATCGGTGGTTGCGCCGGGTCAACGGGCGGTGGCCTGAAAGTGATCCGCATTCTGCTGTTGTTCAAACAGGGGAACCGTGAGCTGAAACGTCTGGTGCATCCGAATGCTGTTTATAGCATTAAGCTAGGGAACCGCGCATTGCCGGAACGCATCCTTGAAGCCGTGTGGGGATTCTTCTCTGCTTATGCGTTAGTTTTTATTGTCAGTATGCTGGCGATTATCGCCACTGGTGTGGATGACTTTTCTGCCTTTGCGTCGGTTGTTGCGACATTGAATAACCTGGGGCCAGGGCTTGGTGTGGTTGCTGATAACTTTACCAGCATGAATCCGGTGGCTAAATGGATCCTGATTGCCAATATGCTATTTGGTCGTCTCGAGGTCTTTACATTGCTGGTGCTCTTTACCCCGACTTTCTGGCGTGAATGA
- a CDS encoding IMPACT family protein, with translation MESWLIPVAPVTVVEEIKKSRFITLLAHTDGVEAAKAFVESVRAEHPDARHHCVAWVAGAPDDSQQLGFSDDGEPAGTAGKPMLAQLMGSGVGEITAVVVRYYGGILLGTGGLVKAYGGGVSQALRQLTTQRKTPLTEYTLQCEYSQLTGIEALLGQCDGKVITSDYQAFVLLRVALPAAKVAEFSAKLADFSRGSLQLLAIEE, from the coding sequence ATGGAAAGCTGGTTAATTCCTGTGGCACCGGTCACGGTCGTTGAAGAGATCAAAAAAAGCCGCTTCATTACGCTGTTGGCACATACCGATGGCGTCGAGGCGGCGAAAGCGTTTGTTGAATCAGTACGGGCAGAACACCCCGATGCTCGCCACCATTGCGTGGCGTGGGTGGCGGGGGCGCCTGACGATTCACAACAACTGGGCTTCTCCGATGACGGTGAACCGGCGGGAACGGCAGGTAAACCGATGCTCGCCCAACTGATGGGCAGCGGCGTCGGGGAAATTACCGCCGTGGTGGTGCGCTACTACGGCGGCATATTGCTGGGCACCGGTGGGTTAGTGAAAGCTTATGGCGGCGGAGTGAGTCAGGCACTGCGCCAGCTAACGACCCAACGCAAGACGCCATTAACCGAATATACTTTGCAATGTGAATATAGTCAGTTAACCGGTATTGAAGCGTTGCTGGGGCAGTGTGACGGCAAAGTTATTACCAGCGATTATCAGGCATTCGTTCTGCTGCGGGTGGCGCTTCCGGCGGCGAAAGTGGCTGAATTTTCCGCAAAGCTGGCGGATTTTAGCCGTGGTTCATTGCAATTGTTAGCGATTGAAGAATAA
- the pepQ gene encoding Xaa-Pro dipeptidase, with amino-acid sequence MESLASLYKNHIATLQERTRDALARFKLDALLIHSGELFNVFLDDHPYPFKVNPQFKAWVPVTQVPNCWLLVDGVNKPKLWFYLPVDYWHNVEPLPTSFWTEDVEVIALPKADGIGSQLPAARGNIGYIGPVPERALQLGIEASNINPKGVIDYLHYYRSFKTEYELTCMREAQKMAVNGHRAAEEAFRSGMSEFDINIAYLTATGHRDTDVPYSNIVALNEHAAVLHYTKLDHQAPEEMRSFLLDAGAEYNGYAADLTRTWSAKSDNDYAQLVKDVNDEQLALIATMKAGVSYVDYHIQFHQRIAKLLRKHQIITDMSEEAMVENDLTGPFMPHGIGHPLGLQVHDVAGFMQDDSGTHLAAPAKYPYLRCTRILQPGMVLTIEPGIYFIESLLAPWREGQFSKHFNWQKIEALKPFGGIRIEDNVVIHENNVENMTRDLKLA; translated from the coding sequence ATGGAATCACTGGCCTCGCTTTATAAAAATCATATAGCTACCTTGCAAGAACGGACTCGCGATGCGCTGGCGCGCTTCAAGCTGGATGCATTACTTATTCACTCTGGCGAGCTGTTCAACGTTTTTCTCGACGATCATCCCTATCCGTTTAAAGTGAACCCGCAATTCAAAGCATGGGTGCCGGTAACTCAGGTGCCAAACTGCTGGTTGCTGGTGGATGGCGTGAACAAACCGAAACTGTGGTTTTATCTGCCGGTTGATTACTGGCACAACGTCGAACCGCTGCCGACCTCCTTCTGGACTGAAGATGTGGAAGTGATCGCGCTGCCGAAAGCTGATGGTATTGGTAGCCAACTGCCTGCCGCGCGCGGCAATATCGGTTATATTGGTCCGGTGCCGGAACGTGCGCTGCAACTGGGCATTGAGGCCAGCAACATCAACCCGAAAGGGGTCATTGACTACCTGCATTACTACCGTTCTTTCAAAACCGAGTACGAACTGACCTGTATGCGTGAAGCGCAGAAAATGGCGGTCAATGGTCATCGCGCGGCAGAAGAAGCCTTCCGTTCCGGTATGAGCGAGTTCGATATCAACATCGCCTACCTGACCGCGACCGGCCATCGTGATACCGACGTACCTTACAGCAACATTGTGGCGCTTAACGAACATGCTGCGGTGTTGCATTACACCAAACTGGATCATCAGGCGCCGGAAGAGATGCGCAGCTTCCTGCTGGACGCCGGGGCCGAATATAACGGCTATGCGGCTGACCTGACTCGTACCTGGTCGGCAAAAAGCGACAATGACTATGCGCAACTGGTGAAAGACGTTAATGATGAACAACTGGCGCTGATCGCCACCATGAAGGCGGGTGTCAGCTATGTGGATTACCACATCCAGTTCCATCAGCGCATCGCTAAACTGTTGCGTAAACACCAAATCATCACTGATATGAGTGAAGAAGCGATGGTCGAAAACGATCTTACCGGGCCGTTTATGCCGCACGGTATCGGGCATCCGCTTGGCCTGCAGGTGCATGACGTAGCCGGTTTTATGCAGGATGATAGTGGTACGCATCTCGCGGCACCGGCAAAATATCCGTACCTGCGCTGCACTCGTATTCTCCAGCCGGGGATGGTGTTAACCATTGAACCGGGTATCTACTTCATCGAATCGCTGCTGGCTCCGTGGCGTGAAGGGCAGTTCAGCAAACACTTCAACTGGCAGAAAATTGAAGCACTGAAACCGTTCGGCGGCATTCGTATCGAAGACAACGTGGTGATCCACGAAAATAACGTGGAAAACATGACCCGGGATTTGAAGCTGGCGTGA